From Phaeocystidibacter marisrubri, the proteins below share one genomic window:
- a CDS encoding DinB family protein has protein sequence MNDRPQKGEFDEYYEGYINLVPEADLRSALIDSGTELVRMFGHHETNLSLSDHRYEPSKWTVSQVLLHLIDAENVFLNRALWAARQENSPLPGYNHNAWVESFGDRVLSVSSMIQWFRIQRQNTVMFFEHLEDSDYDLSCEANHARVTVRALGYIIAGHTRHHATILKERYLQMQ, from the coding sequence ATGAATGACAGACCGCAAAAAGGCGAATTTGACGAGTACTACGAAGGATACATCAACCTTGTGCCTGAAGCAGATTTGCGCTCGGCCTTAATTGATAGCGGCACCGAATTGGTGAGAATGTTTGGTCACCACGAAACCAACTTGTCCCTTTCTGATCACCGTTACGAACCGTCCAAATGGACAGTTTCTCAAGTATTACTCCATCTCATTGATGCGGAGAATGTCTTTCTCAATCGAGCACTATGGGCGGCAAGACAAGAAAATTCACCTCTTCCTGGCTACAACCACAACGCCTGGGTAGAGAGTTTTGGAGATCGAGTGTTATCTGTGAGTTCGATGATTCAGTGGTTTCGCATTCAGCGACAAAATACTGTGATGTTTTTTGAACATCTAGAGGACAGTGACTATGATCTTTCTTGTGAGGCCAACCACGCCCGTGTTACCGTTCGCGCATTGGGCTATATCATTGCAGGCCATACGCGGCATCATGCCACTATTTTAAAGGAACGCTATCTGCAAATGCAATAA
- a CDS encoding NAD(P)/FAD-dependent oxidoreductase, translated as MQNLNIPESKKERVVIIGGGFGGLTIAKKLSTEEFQVVLIDKHNYHTFQPLLYQVATAGLEPDSIAYPLRKIFQKKKEFYFRVACAEEIDEEGGILRTDRGNVRFDHLIIATGSTTNYFGNVKIQSHSMPMKSLPEALDLRSLILQNFEASLLTSNLHERERLMNYVIVGGGPTGVELAGSLGELKLHVLPQDYPDLDFRRMSIHLLEASPRLLNGMSDRASELAKKGLEKLHVQVWTDTMVKDYDGEKVSTVNKELPASTLIWAAGVTGVIFKGIPDSSIERGRIKVDEFNRVNGMKNVYAVGDVAVMLTDKTPKGHPMVAPVAVQQGKLLTKNLIRQRKGQALKPFSYFNKGSMATIGRNKAVVDFAGMHIGGFAAWLIWMFIHLMELVGFRNRLVALVNWSTSYFSYDRGIRLIVRPFNRTTKKVEEDVHTNVPTDE; from the coding sequence ATGCAAAATCTCAACATTCCCGAGTCCAAGAAAGAACGAGTAGTAATCATCGGTGGAGGATTTGGGGGATTGACAATCGCTAAGAAATTGTCAACGGAGGAGTTTCAAGTGGTATTGATCGACAAACACAACTACCACACTTTTCAACCTTTACTGTATCAAGTAGCAACGGCAGGATTGGAGCCAGATTCCATTGCCTACCCGCTTCGAAAGATCTTCCAAAAAAAGAAAGAATTTTACTTCCGCGTGGCATGTGCAGAAGAGATTGATGAAGAAGGTGGAATACTCAGAACCGACAGAGGGAATGTTCGATTTGATCACTTGATTATTGCCACGGGTAGTACGACGAACTACTTTGGCAATGTGAAGATTCAATCGCATTCTATGCCGATGAAAAGCCTCCCTGAAGCCTTGGACTTGCGCAGTTTGATTCTTCAGAACTTTGAAGCATCTCTCCTCACTTCCAATTTACACGAGAGAGAGCGCTTGATGAATTACGTGATTGTAGGCGGTGGCCCCACCGGTGTGGAACTCGCTGGATCCTTAGGCGAACTCAAACTTCACGTACTACCGCAAGATTATCCAGATCTCGACTTCAGAAGAATGTCGATTCACTTACTGGAAGCTTCACCTCGCTTACTCAATGGAATGAGCGATAGAGCTAGTGAACTTGCCAAAAAAGGTTTGGAGAAACTACACGTTCAAGTGTGGACGGATACCATGGTGAAGGACTACGACGGGGAAAAGGTAAGTACTGTCAACAAAGAACTGCCCGCCAGTACCCTGATCTGGGCTGCTGGGGTAACTGGTGTCATTTTTAAGGGAATTCCTGACTCTTCTATCGAAAGAGGACGCATTAAAGTGGATGAATTCAACCGTGTAAACGGAATGAAAAACGTTTATGCCGTAGGTGACGTCGCTGTTATGCTAACCGATAAAACGCCTAAGGGTCACCCTATGGTTGCGCCCGTAGCCGTTCAACAGGGAAAATTACTTACTAAAAACCTGATCCGTCAAAGAAAGGGACAAGCGCTCAAACCTTTCTCCTATTTCAACAAAGGCAGCATGGCTACTATCGGCAGGAACAAAGCTGTAGTCGATTTTGCAGGAATGCACATTGGAGGCTTTGCAGCTTGGTTAATTTGGATGTTTATCCACTTGATGGAGCTCGTTGGATTTAGAAATCGACTCGTAGCCCTAGTCAATTGGTCTACGTCCTATTTCTCGTACGATCGCGGTATTCGCCTAATCGTCCGACCTTTCAACAGAACAACCAAAAAGGTAGAAGAAGATGTGCACACTAACGTACCTACCGACGAATAA
- a CDS encoding NRDE family protein, which produces MCTLTYLPTNNGFIVTQNRDESPLRGKPIFPYKSESPLAHYPKDPDGDGTWMAATKDTVVCVLNGAFEPHERHLPYKHSRGLLPLLILNRPDHELKLSDAEELEPFSVFIFNSKYVRRYTWDAQDLYLEEFSPSDRHIFQSAPLYSPAMQSLRSDWFFNWSIIHPTPHPKDILEFHLLGGEGNGETDICMYRPGVQTTAITQVVCTPLSTTYSYRNLLSDEEGEISF; this is translated from the coding sequence ATGTGCACACTAACGTACCTACCGACGAATAATGGGTTCATAGTCACGCAAAACAGGGACGAGTCGCCTTTGCGCGGTAAGCCCATCTTTCCGTATAAAAGTGAATCTCCCCTTGCTCACTATCCCAAAGATCCAGATGGCGACGGAACTTGGATGGCGGCCACCAAGGATACCGTTGTATGCGTACTCAACGGCGCTTTCGAACCCCACGAAAGACATTTACCCTATAAACACAGCAGAGGGTTACTACCTCTTCTTATCCTCAACCGTCCCGACCACGAGTTAAAACTCTCCGATGCCGAAGAACTTGAGCCCTTCTCGGTATTCATCTTTAATTCTAAATACGTAAGGCGTTACACTTGGGACGCTCAAGACCTTTACTTGGAGGAATTCTCTCCTTCAGATCGCCACATCTTTCAAAGTGCTCCCCTCTACTCTCCAGCTATGCAATCCCTACGAAGCGACTGGTTCTTTAATTGGTCTATTATCCATCCTACTCCCCATCCGAAGGATATCCTTGAATTCCATCTCTTAGGCGGTGAGGGAAATGGTGAAACCGACATCTGCATGTATCGTCCGGGTGTTCAAACCACAGCCATCACACAGGTAGTGTGTACTCCTCTTTCTACCACCTATTCCTACCGAAACCTCCTTTCCGACGAAGAAGGAGAAATTTCTTTTTAA
- a CDS encoding DUF4252 domain-containing protein yields MKTKLTAVFIIVLSWVGMAQTPSVDLHKYLDRQEGVFSMSLNTSIEDFFDGQLDIDERDFQIEGDASKIQLSIISDDADTESIYHHVTSSLRSANLERISIEEDGEKVTLWMVRNGDIVTEIHAIIIDKDDPKGLIIATLLGEFVVEE; encoded by the coding sequence ATGAAAACGAAACTAACCGCCGTCTTTATTATCGTCCTTTCTTGGGTCGGTATGGCCCAAACTCCAAGTGTAGATCTTCACAAATACCTCGATAGACAAGAAGGAGTATTCAGCATGAGTTTGAATACTTCCATTGAAGACTTCTTTGATGGTCAATTGGATATTGATGAGAGAGATTTCCAAATTGAAGGAGATGCTTCTAAGATTCAGTTAAGCATCATATCAGATGATGCCGATACAGAATCCATCTATCACCATGTAACCTCTTCACTCCGATCAGCAAATCTCGAGAGGATCAGTATAGAAGAAGACGGTGAAAAAGTGACCCTTTGGATGGTTCGAAATGGCGATATCGTCACTGAAATCCACGCCATAATCATAGACAAAGATGATCCTAAAGGACTGATTATTGCCACCTTACTAGGAGAATTCGTTGTAGAAGAATAG
- a CDS encoding PadR family transcriptional regulator produces the protein MNIDNTKAQMRKGVLEMCILSALQNTDAYASDIIDMLKEGKMIVVEGTLYPLLTRLKNAGLLAYRWEESKSGPPRKYYSITSDGVKFLKELQVTWDELVKAVAVTTSKKA, from the coding sequence ATGAATATTGACAACACAAAAGCACAAATGCGGAAAGGGGTACTTGAAATGTGCATCCTATCCGCCCTCCAAAACACCGATGCCTACGCATCCGATATCATCGACATGCTCAAAGAAGGGAAGATGATTGTGGTGGAAGGAACGCTCTACCCCCTACTCACGCGTCTCAAAAATGCCGGCCTACTCGCCTATCGATGGGAAGAGAGTAAAAGTGGACCACCTCGCAAATACTACAGTATCACAAGCGATGGGGTGAAATTTCTAAAAGAATTACAAGTAACTTGGGATGAGTTAGTTAAGGCCGTAGCTGTTACTACCTCAAAGAAAGCATAA
- a CDS encoding PspC domain-containing protein produces MNKTININLAGIIFHVDEEAYAVLTDYLRKLKAQFNRQEGGDEIMMDIEARLAELFTERMGETRQVISLADVEATIEIMGQPEDYADPDAEEEMNGSSSGQSTSSDYRTYRAPRRLYRDPDDNILGGVCSGLAAYMNTDPIWIRLAFVALVIGAGTGFWLYIILWIVIPEAKTTAQKLQMRGEKINISNIEKSVREELKNVGESLNKLGKDGRIKKGGNRIANAVEELVETLLKIIGAILKFVFKLIGIAFLIIAVVVLVVLFSAAVGHGINIQGSNVGLTEIYSYITAFLPTGYSETFVWTAFVLLLIAPIVGLITASSKILFNYKLSNKPLITLAGLMSLSGIVMFLILGFASAREFEGRETDTSQFAVQNATVENAIQLKLSEAVYDVPYDSEVYIDNDKHIIISEVDLDVRRTRESTPYVEVTRKSHGRSRNHASELASRIEFDIMQEGNTIFMDEFLRVDLDDRFRGQEVDVVLYLPEGYSVYLDYSVRKIINDIDNVTDTYDPYMVEHVWMMTSKGLACADCDDYSKDKPREDLENDEWEKEWINEAEQMEKELEKAPPAPIPAINEVREELPQRSASNITTEVLRETPFTESLI; encoded by the coding sequence ATGAATAAGACAATCAACATTAACCTTGCTGGAATCATCTTTCACGTTGATGAGGAAGCCTATGCAGTCTTGACCGACTACCTCAGAAAACTGAAAGCACAATTCAACCGTCAAGAAGGCGGAGATGAAATCATGATGGACATTGAAGCGCGTCTCGCCGAATTGTTCACAGAGAGAATGGGCGAAACTCGTCAGGTGATTAGTCTCGCCGATGTGGAAGCAACCATTGAAATAATGGGACAGCCGGAAGACTATGCCGATCCAGATGCCGAAGAAGAAATGAACGGTTCTTCCTCTGGTCAGTCCACTTCTAGCGATTACCGCACGTACCGTGCTCCTCGTCGCTTGTACCGCGATCCAGATGACAACATTTTGGGTGGTGTGTGTTCTGGCCTAGCAGCGTATATGAACACCGACCCTATTTGGATTCGCCTTGCCTTTGTGGCTCTCGTGATTGGTGCAGGAACCGGATTCTGGTTGTACATCATTCTGTGGATCGTTATTCCTGAAGCGAAGACCACAGCTCAAAAGTTGCAGATGCGCGGTGAAAAAATCAACATCTCCAACATTGAGAAATCGGTTCGAGAGGAGTTGAAAAACGTTGGAGAATCACTCAACAAACTCGGCAAGGATGGTCGAATTAAAAAAGGTGGCAACCGCATTGCCAATGCCGTTGAAGAATTGGTGGAGACCCTCTTGAAAATCATCGGAGCCATTCTGAAGTTTGTCTTCAAACTGATTGGAATTGCCTTTCTGATTATTGCCGTTGTAGTTCTTGTAGTACTATTCAGTGCAGCAGTTGGACATGGAATAAACATCCAAGGTTCCAACGTTGGACTAACAGAAATCTACAGCTACATCACAGCATTCTTGCCTACGGGTTATTCCGAAACTTTTGTATGGACTGCCTTTGTTCTACTGTTGATCGCTCCAATTGTCGGACTGATTACAGCGAGTTCTAAGATTCTATTCAACTACAAACTGAGCAATAAACCATTGATCACTTTAGCTGGATTGATGTCCCTAAGTGGAATTGTGATGTTCCTCATCTTAGGATTCGCCAGTGCAAGAGAGTTTGAAGGAAGAGAAACGGATACCTCGCAGTTCGCGGTACAGAATGCCACGGTGGAAAACGCCATTCAACTGAAGCTTTCTGAGGCTGTCTATGACGTTCCTTACGACAGCGAAGTGTACATCGACAATGATAAACACATCATTATTAGTGAAGTAGACCTAGATGTTCGCCGAACAAGAGAAAGTACTCCATACGTTGAAGTAACGCGCAAAAGTCATGGTAGAAGTAGAAACCACGCATCAGAATTGGCTAGCCGAATTGAATTCGACATCATGCAAGAGGGCAATACCATTTTCATGGATGAGTTTCTACGTGTGGACCTAGACGATCGTTTCCGTGGACAAGAAGTGGACGTTGTTCTCTACCTACCTGAAGGTTACAGTGTATATCTCGACTACAGTGTGCGTAAAATCATCAACGACATAGACAACGTAACAGACACCTACGATCCCTACATGGTGGAACACGTTTGGATGATGACCAGCAAAGGACTGGCGTGTGCGGACTGTGACGACTACTCTAAGGATAAACCTAGAGAGGATCTGGAGAATGATGAATGGGAAAAAGAGTGGATCAATGAAGCCGAACAGATGGAAAAGGAGTTAGAAAAGGCTCCACCCGCTCCGATTCCTGCCATCAATGAAGTTCGTGAGGAACTCCCACAACGTTCCGCGAGCAACATCACCACAGAGGTGCTTCGCGAAACTCCGTTCACCGAATCACTGATCTAA
- a CDS encoding TerC family protein — MDALLTLDGLIAFLTLAFLEIVLGIDNIIFISILSNKLPERERSKARTMGILLALVFRIIMLLGITWIIQFTDPIWAEGPGLISEITGRDLVLMIGGLFLLAKSTKEIHKKIQPESETEEQKVKKQVNLGLVSAIVQIALLDIVFSFDSILTAIGMTNEISIMIAAVIVSLIVMLIFAKRIADFIEKHVSLQILALSFLILIGTVLISEGLGVEVPKGYIYFAVAYSLIVELLNMRADKKKARKKALESQE, encoded by the coding sequence ATGGATGCACTCCTCACTCTTGATGGCTTGATCGCCTTTTTGACCCTTGCCTTTCTCGAGATCGTGTTGGGAATAGACAACATCATCTTTATTAGTATTCTCTCGAATAAACTGCCAGAGCGCGAGCGTAGTAAGGCCAGAACGATGGGCATTTTACTGGCATTGGTATTTCGGATTATCATGTTGTTGGGTATCACGTGGATTATCCAGTTCACCGATCCAATTTGGGCTGAGGGACCGGGTTTGATCAGTGAAATTACAGGTCGAGATTTAGTGTTGATGATCGGTGGACTCTTCCTCTTGGCCAAGAGTACAAAGGAGATTCACAAGAAGATACAGCCGGAGTCAGAGACGGAAGAACAGAAAGTCAAGAAGCAAGTGAACTTAGGGCTTGTGTCGGCCATTGTTCAAATTGCATTGTTAGACATTGTCTTTTCATTTGACAGCATTCTAACGGCTATCGGTATGACTAACGAGATCTCCATTATGATTGCTGCAGTGATCGTTTCCTTGATTGTGATGCTCATCTTCGCGAAGCGGATTGCCGATTTCATCGAAAAGCACGTCTCTCTTCAGATTCTGGCTTTGAGCTTTTTGATTTTGATTGGAACAGTGTTGATTTCAGAAGGATTGGGAGTTGAAGTTCCGAAGGGATATATCTACTTCGCAGTGGCTTACTCATTGATTGTAGAGCTTTTGAACATGAGAGCTGACAAGAAGAAAGCCCGCAAGAAAGCATTAGAATCTCAGGAATAA
- a CDS encoding Hpt domain-containing protein → MGTSFQFSTPLDSNVLDDFYQGDLSYALMMFEICIEQMPIEVVQLKEEIEHNSPEGCRKILHKIKPTFGMIGNEPLSAHIAMIEKRIAGGGVTISDVQDELLSIVEEIQETLLLLEQESTNLKRHLNL, encoded by the coding sequence ATGGGGACCAGCTTTCAATTTAGTACACCTCTAGACTCCAATGTTTTAGACGATTTCTATCAAGGAGATCTGTCTTATGCATTGATGATGTTTGAAATTTGCATTGAGCAGATGCCCATTGAAGTTGTTCAGTTGAAAGAAGAAATAGAGCACAACTCTCCAGAGGGGTGCCGTAAAATCCTTCATAAGATCAAACCGACTTTCGGAATGATCGGCAATGAGCCTCTTTCAGCGCACATCGCAATGATAGAAAAGAGAATAGCAGGCGGCGGTGTAACAATATCCGATGTTCAGGATGAATTGTTGAGCATTGTTGAAGAAATTCAAGAAACTCTATTACTTTTAGAGCAGGAATCCACGAACCTTAAGCGACACTTGAACCTGTGA
- a CDS encoding LytR/AlgR family response regulator transcription factor has protein sequence MSTLRTIIIEDDPIAQKNLEHLCSKDDRLELLKCFGNSEDAIDFMTSNDVDLIFLDVELPGESGLDMLENSPALPQVIFATSNKEYAFDAFQFEATDFLKKPISAGKFEMSVSKAAKRAEEAPTRREKPNYIFVKSDGRLVRIMIQDILFIENVGDYVKVVTSNGNYITYNTMRAVDAKLSDYDFFKVHRSFIVNLSKVVDIEDNSLVIGTTVIPISRSNRQGLMDRLNLL, from the coding sequence GTGAGTACCCTTCGTACCATTATTATTGAGGATGATCCTATTGCACAAAAGAACCTTGAACACTTGTGCAGTAAGGACGATAGGCTCGAACTGTTGAAGTGCTTCGGAAATAGCGAAGACGCTATCGACTTCATGACGTCCAACGACGTGGATCTGATTTTTCTAGACGTAGAACTACCTGGTGAAAGTGGATTGGACATGTTGGAGAATTCTCCAGCGCTTCCTCAAGTCATTTTTGCGACTTCAAACAAAGAATACGCCTTCGACGCGTTTCAATTTGAGGCCACCGACTTCCTTAAAAAGCCCATCTCTGCTGGTAAATTTGAAATGAGCGTTTCGAAAGCTGCCAAACGAGCAGAAGAAGCGCCAACACGCAGAGAGAAACCAAATTACATCTTTGTAAAGTCGGATGGTCGTCTCGTGCGCATCATGATTCAAGATATCTTGTTTATCGAAAATGTGGGAGATTACGTGAAAGTGGTGACCAGCAATGGAAACTACATCACCTACAACACCATGAGGGCGGTAGATGCGAAGCTATCTGACTACGATTTCTTTAAGGTTCACCGCTCCTTCATTGTGAACCTCAGCAAGGTGGTTGACATTGAAGATAATTCATTGGTAATTGGAACCACGGTTATTCCAATTAGTCGATCAAACCGCCAAGGTTTGATGGACCGCCTGAATTTACTTTAG
- a CDS encoding response regulator — MGHILIADDHVFLLRALSILLSKEGYTFELAENGQQAIDLFERGSFDAVVTDIDMPIKNGYELIQHIRTGVKNSIPIIVLSSLIQGSENTNIIGDSGASMYLSKTDSPIGILSALESVLAQAS, encoded by the coding sequence ATGGGTCATATTCTTATTGCAGACGATCATGTGTTCTTGTTAAGAGCTCTTTCTATTCTCCTCTCTAAGGAAGGATATACGTTTGAGTTGGCCGAAAACGGTCAGCAAGCCATTGATCTTTTTGAACGAGGAAGTTTCGACGCGGTAGTTACCGATATCGACATGCCCATTAAGAATGGTTATGAATTGATTCAACACATCCGCACCGGCGTGAAGAACTCCATTCCAATTATTGTCCTTTCCTCGCTCATTCAAGGTTCGGAGAACACCAACATCATTGGTGATTCAGGTGCGTCCATGTACCTTTCTAAAACGGATTCTCCCATTGGTATTTTAAGTGCACTAGAATCTGTTCTCGCGCAAGCTTCCTAA
- a CDS encoding dipeptidyl-peptidase 3 family protein translates to MNNNWIYAFAVSGALVGCNPAEQSPSSTMEAQHDDSFQWQLEQFEDLRILRYQVPGFDKLSTQQKMLVYHLTEAGLAGRDIIYATNYRHNLEIRHIIDDIMANHNSDEASSEWEAFQVYAKRVWFSNGIHHHYSNQKFEPGFSEEFFNSLLEERGLSISAEARRAIFDPTYDAKKVSKDPNSDLLLASAVNFYDPDVTEEEVVNFYKEKSAGDPERPISLGLNSKIVRNEDGTLSEAVYKVDGLYGDAISKVVGHLSEAVRYAENESQAQALELLIEYYQTGDLAKWDEYNIAWVNATEGDIDYINGFIEVYNDPLGYRGSYETIVQVRDFEASERMAVVSSAAQWFEDNSPIMDEHKKAEVKGISYRIINVAGEAGDASPSTPIGVNLPNANWIRAEHGSKSVSLGNIEMAYEQATGEGFLKEFAFSTEEREIAEKYGEMGSKLHTALHEVIGHASGRLNPGVGTPKETLKNYSSTLEEARADLVALYYIMDPHLIEMGLVENDGPGKAEYNSYIRNGMMLQLRRLKPGENLEEDHMRNRQLVASWAYEMGKEENVIERKVVDGKTYFVINNYERLRELFGELLREIQRIKSEGDYTAGRALVENYGVKVDHELHREVLVRAEALNIAPYSGFVNPILTPVMENGEAVDVELSYPSSFTEQMLEYAAKYGVL, encoded by the coding sequence ATGAATAATAATTGGATCTATGCTTTTGCAGTATCCGGAGCTCTCGTCGGATGTAACCCTGCTGAGCAGTCACCTTCAAGTACTATGGAAGCGCAACACGACGACTCATTTCAATGGCAATTGGAACAATTTGAAGACTTGCGAATACTTCGCTATCAAGTGCCAGGCTTCGATAAGTTGAGCACTCAGCAGAAGATGCTCGTGTACCATTTGACAGAAGCTGGCTTGGCGGGTAGAGATATCATATACGCTACGAATTATCGTCACAACCTGGAAATTCGCCACATCATTGATGACATCATGGCGAATCACAATTCCGATGAAGCATCATCAGAATGGGAGGCTTTTCAAGTGTATGCCAAGAGAGTATGGTTCTCTAATGGTATTCACCATCACTATAGCAATCAGAAGTTTGAACCGGGCTTTTCAGAAGAGTTCTTCAATTCGCTTTTGGAAGAGAGGGGTTTGAGTATTTCTGCAGAGGCGAGAAGAGCAATCTTCGATCCGACCTACGATGCCAAGAAAGTTTCCAAAGATCCAAACAGTGATCTCCTGCTTGCGTCAGCCGTAAACTTCTATGATCCGGATGTTACCGAAGAAGAAGTGGTAAACTTCTACAAGGAGAAATCAGCGGGTGATCCAGAACGCCCAATTTCATTGGGTTTGAATAGTAAGATCGTTCGCAACGAAGACGGTACTCTTTCAGAAGCGGTCTACAAAGTAGATGGTTTGTACGGCGATGCCATTTCTAAAGTGGTGGGTCATTTGTCTGAAGCCGTTAGATACGCGGAGAATGAATCACAAGCACAAGCGCTTGAACTTCTCATAGAGTACTATCAAACTGGAGATCTCGCCAAATGGGATGAGTACAACATCGCATGGGTAAATGCCACGGAAGGAGATATTGATTACATCAACGGTTTCATCGAAGTGTACAACGACCCATTGGGGTATAGAGGTAGCTACGAGACTATTGTTCAAGTGCGCGACTTTGAAGCGTCTGAGCGCATGGCCGTTGTGAGCAGTGCAGCACAGTGGTTTGAAGATAACTCTCCAATTATGGACGAGCACAAGAAAGCAGAAGTAAAGGGGATTTCTTATCGCATTATCAATGTGGCTGGGGAAGCTGGTGATGCTAGTCCAAGTACTCCTATTGGTGTAAACCTTCCGAATGCGAACTGGATTCGTGCAGAGCACGGTTCTAAGTCGGTGAGTTTGGGCAACATCGAAATGGCGTACGAACAAGCTACGGGTGAAGGTTTCTTAAAGGAGTTTGCCTTCTCTACAGAAGAGCGAGAAATTGCTGAGAAGTATGGTGAAATGGGGTCTAAGCTTCACACTGCACTTCATGAAGTGATTGGTCATGCTTCTGGTCGATTGAACCCTGGCGTAGGCACTCCGAAAGAGACATTGAAGAACTACTCTTCTACGCTGGAGGAAGCAAGAGCTGACCTTGTTGCCCTTTATTACATCATGGATCCACACTTGATTGAGATGGGATTGGTGGAGAACGATGGTCCGGGTAAAGCAGAATACAATAGCTATATCCGCAACGGCATGATGCTTCAATTGCGTCGACTTAAGCCCGGTGAGAACTTGGAAGAGGATCACATGAGAAACCGTCAGCTTGTGGCTTCATGGGCCTATGAGATGGGGAAAGAAGAGAATGTAATTGAGCGCAAAGTAGTAGACGGTAAAACCTACTTTGTGATTAATAACTACGAGCGACTCCGAGAATTGTTTGGTGAATTGCTTCGAGAGATTCAGCGCATTAAATCGGAAGGTGATTATACTGCTGGTAGAGCTTTAGTAGAGAACTACGGAGTGAAAGTAGACCACGAACTACACCGTGAGGTATTGGTGAGAGCAGAAGCGCTTAACATTGCACCTTACAGTGGATTCGTCAATCCGATTCTTACTCCAGTAATGGAGAACGGTGAAGCTGTAGATGTGGAGTTGAGCTATCCATCAAGTTTCACAGAGCAGATGCTTGAATACGCGGCCAAATATGGCGTACTGTAA
- a CDS encoding SRPBCC family protein gives MRTLRIIMIVLATMMVAFFIWNLTLTGTYKVSASTQINAPLQDVRGQINNLANWEQWSTFLTRDTTLMITYSTPSAGERAWVTWKHPEGPGGRMEIMKIDSNQTECLITLDGFKGAKSLLTFEAKENSTQLIWEVEGELPFYARFMKAGYENRVVKDLITTSQNLNAHLANGGVIEVEDPLDGESEEEDIRDSTLDSTTQNTVELTQSIVEGPWEALTFYYVEIESTLGKVTWDKCLESYVEVQEYLGEAATNQPMFLMYDVYDEKHDYVMLQVGMIVDVDLPRSSRKVKSSVIRQGLFVEREQFENLGKLHYGDVELDAYLSTHGYQMHGRVFERVLLDENLKPIHRFVRYPVMSNSETVASN, from the coding sequence ATGCGCACGCTTCGAATTATCATGATTGTTTTGGCTACGATGATGGTAGCCTTCTTCATTTGGAATTTGACTCTCACAGGAACGTATAAAGTAAGTGCATCCACGCAAATTAACGCTCCCCTTCAAGATGTTAGAGGTCAGATTAACAACCTCGCAAATTGGGAACAATGGTCTACCTTCCTGACCCGAGACACCACTTTGATGATTACCTATTCCACTCCGAGTGCTGGAGAACGAGCATGGGTTACTTGGAAGCACCCTGAAGGTCCGGGTGGGCGAATGGAAATAATGAAAATTGATTCGAATCAAACGGAGTGCTTGATAACTCTGGATGGATTCAAGGGAGCGAAAAGTCTATTGACCTTTGAAGCGAAGGAAAATTCAACCCAACTCATTTGGGAAGTGGAAGGCGAACTTCCCTTTTATGCACGTTTCATGAAAGCCGGTTATGAAAACCGCGTTGTGAAGGATTTGATTACAACCAGTCAAAACTTGAATGCACACTTGGCAAATGGCGGTGTCATTGAAGTGGAAGATCCGCTAGATGGAGAATCAGAGGAAGAAGACATCCGCGATTCTACACTCGATTCAACAACTCAGAACACCGTTGAGCTCACCCAAAGCATTGTAGAAGGACCTTGGGAAGCGCTTACTTTCTATTATGTAGAAATCGAATCAACACTTGGAAAAGTAACTTGGGACAAATGCCTAGAATCGTACGTGGAAGTGCAAGAGTATTTAGGAGAAGCGGCTACCAATCAACCGATGTTCCTCATGTATGATGTATACGATGAAAAGCACGACTATGTGATGCTTCAAGTGGGCATGATTGTAGACGTTGATTTGCCTCGCTCTTCTAGAAAGGTTAAGTCCTCCGTTATACGTCAGGGTTTATTTGTAGAGAGAGAACAATTCGAGAACCTCGGCAAATTACATTACGGCGATGTTGAGTTAGACGCGTATTTGTCCACTCACGGATACCAAATGCATGGAAGAGTTTTCGAGCGTGTTTTATTGGATGAGAACTTGAAGCCCATTCATCGATTCGTCCGCTACCCAGTGATGAGCAACTCCGAAACGGTAGCTAGCAACTAA